Proteins encoded within one genomic window of Polaribacter sp. NJDZ03:
- a CDS encoding O-antigen ligase, with translation MKISILHKFFLSFTLVLASFPLLPFGVRSVVTVIWCLSGILFYFKENKINVKLNKEIWVFLIPYLILIFSLIYSKNTNEGINTLTKMLSFIIIPIPFFLNRNIFNNKNVFRIIYVFSIAVVLLVLYQLSVVLFNMDYLLEGLSVSEIKINGYKSIHEVTEEAVSRIKLRRFRSFINTISNTHTTYQGLWISFTIFIFSASIYKRKIWAERVVLFFLVVILLTWLYLISTRMPLLSLLVSSIITIVVFGRLTKKKLFYLGFTFSLICILTLSFKNPLSIRVKEYFNTGFQVLNKSSKINDYNSSNVRNGIYYCSLNLIPKNLFLGVGIGDMQDELNNCYSTELSSVIYSWNDYNTHNQYLLFFVSSGVIGFIAFMFFLFYMIRKSYRDKNFIYFYFIISICLMFLTENILVRSDGVIFFSFFNSLLFFNTLKKKNSYDYN, from the coding sequence ATGAAAATAAGTATTTTACATAAGTTCTTTTTAAGTTTCACTTTAGTTTTAGCATCTTTTCCTTTACTTCCTTTTGGAGTTAGAAGTGTCGTAACTGTTATCTGGTGTCTATCTGGTATTTTATTTTATTTTAAAGAAAATAAGATTAATGTTAAATTGAATAAAGAAATATGGGTGTTTTTAATTCCGTATTTAATATTAATTTTTTCATTAATTTATTCTAAAAATACAAATGAAGGAATAAATACCTTAACTAAAATGTTGTCTTTTATAATTATTCCAATTCCTTTTTTTTTAAATAGAAATATTTTTAATAATAAAAATGTGTTTAGAATTATATATGTTTTTTCTATTGCCGTTGTTTTACTAGTTCTTTATCAATTAAGTGTAGTCTTATTTAATATGGACTATTTATTGGAAGGATTATCAGTATCAGAAATAAAAATTAACGGATACAAATCTATTCATGAGGTTACTGAAGAAGCTGTTTCAAGAATTAAGCTTAGAAGGTTTAGAAGTTTTATAAATACCATTTCAAACACACATACTACTTACCAAGGATTATGGATATCTTTTACTATTTTTATATTTAGTGCTTCAATTTATAAAAGGAAGATATGGGCTGAAAGAGTCGTTTTATTCTTTTTAGTAGTTATCTTGTTAACTTGGTTATACCTTATTTCAACTAGAATGCCTTTATTGTCTCTTTTAGTATCTAGTATTATAACTATTGTTGTTTTTGGTAGATTAACAAAAAAGAAGTTGTTTTATTTAGGTTTTACTTTTTCGCTAATTTGTATTCTTACATTATCGTTTAAGAACCCACTATCTATAAGGGTAAAAGAGTATTTTAACACAGGGTTTCAGGTTTTAAATAAAAGTTCAAAAATTAATGATTATAATTCTTCAAATGTTAGAAACGGTATATATTACTGTTCGTTAAATTTAATTCCTAAAAATTTATTTTTAGGTGTTGGTATTGGTGACATGCAAGATGAATTAAATAATTGTTATTCTACAGAACTTAGTTCTGTTATTTATAGTTGGAATGATTATAATACTCATAATCAGTATCTTTTATTTTTTGTTTCTTCTGGTGTTATTGGTTTTATAGCCTTTATGTTTTTTTTGTTTTATATGATAAGAAAATCTTATAGAGATAAAAATTTTATATATTTTTATTTTATAATATCTATTTGTCTGATGTTTTTAACGGAAAATATTTTAGTAAGATCAGATGGTGTTATCTTTTTTTCTTTCTTTAATTCGCTTTTATTTTTTAATACCCTAAAAAAGAAAAATTCGTATGATTATAATTAA
- a CDS encoding glycosyltransferase family 1 protein: protein MIIINSRFLTQRITGVQRFAIEICKELKKSNLEIEFVSPKNIINSEIAEELDIKKIGNLTGHLWEQITLQLYVSKKDALLISLCNTAPLFLKHQIVTIHDLSFMLFPEWNSKMFSLVYNFMIPIIAKKADHILTVSNSSKKELISELEIPENKISVIYNAVSTIFLEKDAQEKESYKNEEDYILTVSSFHPRKNLKRLIEAFLILPDKKLKLYIIGNFDKNFAFEALNIEEHHSRIKILTGVNDYDLKGFYKNARLFVYPSLYEGFGIPIIEAMSCGAPVCVSNIDVFKEVCGNNAVYFNPKSTADIKDKIILSINKPKQVFNQLDKYSWTKSASFLKIKILELEAKHLKK, encoded by the coding sequence ATGATTATAATTAATTCAAGATTTTTAACTCAAAGAATTACAGGGGTTCAAAGGTTTGCAATTGAAATTTGTAAGGAGTTAAAAAAAAGTAATTTAGAAATTGAATTTGTTTCTCCAAAAAATATTATAAATTCTGAGATTGCAGAAGAATTAGATATAAAAAAAATTGGTAATTTAACAGGTCATTTATGGGAGCAAATAACATTACAATTGTATGTTAGCAAAAAAGATGCCTTATTAATTTCATTATGTAATACTGCTCCTCTTTTTTTAAAACATCAAATTGTAACAATCCATGATCTAAGTTTTATGTTATTTCCCGAATGGAATTCAAAAATGTTTTCATTGGTATATAATTTTATGATACCGATTATAGCTAAAAAGGCAGACCATATATTAACAGTTAGTAATAGCTCTAAAAAAGAACTGATTAGTGAATTAGAAATACCTGAAAATAAAATTAGTGTTATCTACAATGCTGTAAGTACCATTTTTTTAGAAAAAGATGCACAAGAAAAAGAAAGTTATAAAAATGAAGAAGATTATATTCTAACAGTTTCTTCTTTTCATCCTAGAAAAAATTTAAAAAGATTAATTGAAGCATTTCTTATATTACCTGATAAAAAATTAAAGTTATATATTATTGGTAATTTTGATAAAAATTTTGCTTTTGAGGCTTTAAATATAGAAGAACATCATTCTCGCATTAAAATACTAACAGGTGTAAATGATTATGATTTAAAAGGATTTTATAAGAACGCAAGGCTTTTTGTATATCCTAGTTTGTATGAAGGTTTTGGTATACCAATAATAGAAGCTATGAGTTGTGGTGCTCCTGTATGTGTTTCTAATATAGATGTTTTTAAAGAAGTTTGTGGTAACAATGCGGTGTATTTTAATCCTAAAAGTACAGCGGATATAAAAGATAAAATTATTTTATCAATAAATAAACCTAAGCAAGTATTTAATCAATTGGATAAATATAGTTGGACGAAGTCTGCTAGTTTCTTAAAAATAAAAATTTTAGAATTAGAGGCAAAGCATTTAAAAAAGTAA